A region from the Variovorax sp. RKNM96 genome encodes:
- a CDS encoding I78 family peptidase inhibitor: MTVAGAALVAGCAASTPAPAPAPAPAPAARTEPVYQCNADGAKFAVGQPLTPQLEAAARARSGAGIVRALKPGEAVTMEFNGGRLNLHVDARNRVTDVGCG; this comes from the coding sequence GTGACTGTTGCTGGAGCCGCTCTCGTGGCGGGCTGTGCAGCGTCGACACCGGCGCCTGCACCTGCTCCCGCCCCGGCGCCCGCTGCGCGGACGGAGCCCGTCTACCAATGCAATGCCGATGGTGCGAAGTTCGCCGTCGGCCAGCCTCTGACGCCGCAGCTCGAGGCCGCGGCCCGGGCCCGGTCCGGTGCAGGGATCGTCCGCGCGCTGAAGCCGGGCGAGGCCGTCACGATGGAATTCAACGGCGGTCGGCTCAACCTCCATGTCGATGCGCGCAACCGCGTGACCGATGTCGGCTGCGGTTGA
- the purN gene encoding phosphoribosylglycinamide formyltransferase, which translates to MKNIVILISGGGSNMAAIVRAAESDRWTERFGARIAAVVSNKAEAGGLAFAKAHGIATEVVPHKEFPTREAFDQALAKVVDAHSPALVVLAGFMRILTPGFVERYAGRLVNIHPSLLPAFPGLHTHQRAIDAGCKVAGVTVHQVTTELDHGPILAQAVVPVLPDDTAATLAGRVLAQEHQLYPRAIAGWLSDTSSHIR; encoded by the coding sequence ATGAAGAACATCGTGATCCTGATTTCCGGCGGCGGCTCCAACATGGCCGCCATCGTGCGTGCGGCCGAGAGCGACCGCTGGACCGAGCGCTTCGGCGCGCGCATTGCGGCCGTTGTGAGCAACAAGGCCGAAGCCGGCGGGCTTGCGTTCGCCAAGGCGCATGGCATTGCCACCGAAGTTGTGCCGCACAAGGAATTCCCGACCCGGGAGGCTTTCGACCAGGCGCTGGCGAAGGTCGTCGACGCGCATTCGCCGGCGCTGGTGGTGCTGGCGGGGTTCATGCGCATCCTGACGCCGGGCTTCGTCGAGCGCTATGCGGGCCGGCTGGTGAACATCCATCCTTCGCTGCTGCCGGCCTTTCCGGGGCTCCATACCCATCAGCGCGCCATCGATGCGGGCTGCAAGGTGGCCGGCGTGACCGTGCACCAGGTCACCACCGAACTCGACCATGGGCCGATCCTCGCGCAGGCCGTGGTGCCCGTGCTGCCCGACGACACCGCCGCCACCTTGGCGGGCAGGGTGCTGGCGCAGGAGCATCAGTTGTATCCACGCGCCATTGCCGGATGGCTTTCGGATACATCAAGTCACATTCGTTAA
- a CDS encoding acyl-CoA dehydrogenase family protein, translated as MDLSFTPEEQKFREEIRAWVKDNLPKEISHKVHNALELTRDDLQSWAKILGKKGWLGYGWPTEFGGPGWTAVQRHLFEEETALAGAPRIVPFGPVMVAPVIMAFGNAEQQKRFLPGIASGEVWWSQGYSEPGSGSDLASVKTKAERKGDKYIVNGQKTWTTLGQYGDWMFNLVRTSNEGKPQTGISFLLLDMKSPGVTVRPIKLLDGGHEVNEVFFDNVEVPAENLIGEENKGWTYAKHLLSHERTNIADVNRAKRELERLKRIAKSEGVYEDTRFRDEIAKLEVDIVALEMMVLRVLSAATSGKNSLDVAGLLKIRGSEIQQRYSELMMLAGGPYSLPLIREAMEAGWQGNFPGGNPAIAPLSSTFFNMRKTTIYGGSNEVQRNIVAQTVLG; from the coding sequence ATGGATTTGAGCTTCACGCCCGAAGAACAGAAGTTCCGCGAAGAGATTCGCGCATGGGTCAAGGACAACCTCCCCAAAGAGATTTCGCACAAGGTGCACAACGCGCTCGAACTCACGCGCGACGATCTTCAGAGCTGGGCCAAGATCCTCGGCAAGAAGGGCTGGCTGGGCTACGGATGGCCCACCGAATTCGGCGGCCCCGGCTGGACCGCCGTGCAGCGCCACCTCTTCGAGGAAGAAACCGCCCTCGCCGGCGCACCGCGCATCGTTCCGTTCGGCCCCGTGATGGTCGCCCCGGTGATCATGGCCTTCGGCAACGCCGAGCAGCAAAAGCGCTTCCTCCCCGGCATCGCGAGCGGCGAAGTCTGGTGGAGCCAGGGCTACAGCGAACCGGGCTCGGGCTCCGACCTCGCCTCGGTCAAGACCAAGGCAGAGCGCAAGGGCGACAAGTACATCGTCAACGGCCAGAAGACCTGGACCACGCTCGGCCAGTACGGCGACTGGATGTTCAACCTCGTGCGCACCAGCAACGAAGGCAAGCCGCAAACGGGCATCAGCTTCCTGCTGCTCGACATGAAGTCGCCCGGCGTCACCGTGCGCCCGATCAAGCTGCTGGACGGCGGCCATGAAGTCAACGAAGTGTTCTTCGACAACGTCGAGGTGCCCGCCGAAAACCTGATCGGCGAAGAGAACAAGGGCTGGACCTACGCCAAGCACCTGCTCTCGCACGAGCGCACCAACATCGCCGACGTGAACCGCGCCAAGCGCGAGCTCGAGCGCCTGAAACGCATCGCCAAGAGCGAAGGCGTCTACGAAGACACGCGCTTCCGCGACGAGATCGCCAAGCTCGAAGTCGACATTGTCGCGCTCGAGATGATGGTGCTGCGCGTGCTCTCGGCCGCCACCTCGGGCAAGAACTCGCTCGACGTGGCGGGCCTGCTCAAGATCCGCGGCAGCGAGATCCAGCAGCGCTACAGCGAACTGATGATGCTGGCCGGCGGCCCCTATTCGCTGCCGCTGATCCGCGAGGCGATGGAAGCCGGCTGGCAAGGCAACTTCCCCGGCGGCAACCCGGCGATCGCGCCGCTGTCGTCGACCTTCTTCAACATGCGCAAGACCACGATCTACGGCGGCTCGAACGAAGTGCAACGCAACATCGTCGCGCAGACGGTTCTGGGCTGA
- a CDS encoding DUF1653 domain-containing protein, translated as MNDDDLPPLIETPPGRYRHYKGGEYEVLGTVRHSETLEPMTLYRALYGAHGLWVRPATMFGETIEIDGVMRRRFTPI; from the coding sequence TTGAACGACGACGACCTGCCACCCCTGATCGAAACGCCTCCAGGCCGCTACCGCCACTACAAGGGCGGCGAATACGAAGTCCTGGGCACCGTGCGCCACAGCGAAACCCTGGAGCCCATGACGCTGTACCGCGCGCTTTATGGGGCCCACGGCCTCTGGGTACGCCCCGCCACAATGTTTGGCGAAACGATCGAGATCGACGGCGTGATGCGGCGCAGGTTCACGCCGATCTAG